In a genomic window of Zingiber officinale cultivar Zhangliang chromosome 9B, Zo_v1.1, whole genome shotgun sequence:
- the LOC122024345 gene encoding transcription factor bHLH137-like isoform X1, whose amino-acid sequence MASSSIYSPPAEPKSATHPLPISLSSIPSGSMACQEQPLPHGFLLDSSCFPSYLFSPLDDACSSAVVNDNSAASASFDGHFVCSVIANQEASTTIENKRKSRSDETSLPTPSTQCKNNAKEGKSKRQKRAAKKTEEKKQSSNSDVYVRAKRGQATDSHSLAERLRREKISERMKMLQGLVPGCDKVTGKALMLDEIINYVQSLQNQVEFLSMKIASLSPVLYDFNMDLMDCINQQQKLIRGIVQQPQPCVEQNNHLQSQAKSYENEAFTSYQLMENAAGAPSLHSQAHTSFSQEVTGSPLQVDAPRQGFLDQAAFLNMCHFQGRAPWPRTERTTTPSLESVIETLKREREMEG is encoded by the exons ATGGCTTctagctctatttatagtccgcCGGCCGAACCAAAGAGTGCCACACACCCACTCCCCATCTCCCTCTCTTCGATTCCCTCTGGTTCAATGGCGTGTCAAGAGCAGCCTCTGCCTCATGGCTTCCTTTTGGACTCTTCATGCTTCCCCAGTTATCTCTTTTCACCGCTTGACGACGCATGCAGCTCTGCCGTTGTGAATGACAACTCTGCTGCTTCTGCTTCGTTTGATGGCCACTTTGTTTGTTCAGTGATTGCGAATCAAGAAGCTTCAACTACAATTGAGAACAAAAGAAAGAGTAGATCGGATGAGACCAGTTTGCCCACTCCGTCAACTCAATGCAAG AATAATGCAAAGGAAGGCAAGAGCAAGAGGCAGAAGCGAGCTGCAAAGAAAACAGAGGAAAAGAAACAGAGCTCCAACTCAGATGTATATGTTAGAGCAAAGAGAGGTCAAGCAACAGATAGCCACAGTCTCGCAGAGAGG TTGAGAAGAGAGAAGATTAGTGAAAGAATGAAGATGCTGCAGGGCCTTGTTCCTGGCTGTGACAAG GTGACTGGAAAAGCACTAATGCTGGATGAGATAATTAACTACGTGCAGTCCTTGCAAAACCAAGTTGAG TTTCTATCGATGAAGATTGCATCCTTGAGTCCTGTGCTATACGACTTCAACATGGACCTCATGGATTGCATCAATCAACAGCAG AAACTGATAAGGGGCATAGTACAGCAACCACAGCCTTGTGTGGAACAAAATAACCACCTTCAGTCTCAGGCTAAATCTTATGAGAATGAAGCATTCACAAGCTACCAGCTGATGGAGAACGCAGCAGGAGCTCCCTCACTGCATTCCCAAGCACACACAAGCTTCTCTCAG GAAGTTACTGGTAGTCCCCTCCAAGTGGATGCACCAAGACAAGGTTTCCTGGATCAAGCAGCGTTTCTGAACATGTGCCACTTCCA AGGACGAGCCCCATGGCCAAGAACAGAAAGAACTACAACTCCAAGCTTAGAATCAGTCATTGAAACattgaagagagagagagagatggaaGGCTaa
- the LOC122024345 gene encoding transcription factor bHLH137-like isoform X2, with amino-acid sequence MASSSIYSPPAEPKSATHPLPISLSSIPSGSMACQEQPLPHGFLLDSSCFPSYLFSPLDDACSSAVVNDNSAASASFDGHFVCSVIANQEASTTIENKRKSRSDETSLPTPSTQCKNNAKEGKSKRQKRAAKKTEEKKQSSNSDVYVRAKRGQATDSHSLAERLRREKISERMKMLQGLVPGCDKVTGKALMLDEIINYVQSLQNQVEFLSMKIASLSPVLYDFNMDLMDCINQQQKLIRGIVQQPQPCVEQNNHLQSQAKSYENEAFTSYQLMENAAGAPSLHSQAHTSFSQEVTGSPLQVDAPRQGFLDQAAFLNIGRAPWPRTERTTTPSLESVIETLKREREMEG; translated from the exons ATGGCTTctagctctatttatagtccgcCGGCCGAACCAAAGAGTGCCACACACCCACTCCCCATCTCCCTCTCTTCGATTCCCTCTGGTTCAATGGCGTGTCAAGAGCAGCCTCTGCCTCATGGCTTCCTTTTGGACTCTTCATGCTTCCCCAGTTATCTCTTTTCACCGCTTGACGACGCATGCAGCTCTGCCGTTGTGAATGACAACTCTGCTGCTTCTGCTTCGTTTGATGGCCACTTTGTTTGTTCAGTGATTGCGAATCAAGAAGCTTCAACTACAATTGAGAACAAAAGAAAGAGTAGATCGGATGAGACCAGTTTGCCCACTCCGTCAACTCAATGCAAG AATAATGCAAAGGAAGGCAAGAGCAAGAGGCAGAAGCGAGCTGCAAAGAAAACAGAGGAAAAGAAACAGAGCTCCAACTCAGATGTATATGTTAGAGCAAAGAGAGGTCAAGCAACAGATAGCCACAGTCTCGCAGAGAGG TTGAGAAGAGAGAAGATTAGTGAAAGAATGAAGATGCTGCAGGGCCTTGTTCCTGGCTGTGACAAG GTGACTGGAAAAGCACTAATGCTGGATGAGATAATTAACTACGTGCAGTCCTTGCAAAACCAAGTTGAG TTTCTATCGATGAAGATTGCATCCTTGAGTCCTGTGCTATACGACTTCAACATGGACCTCATGGATTGCATCAATCAACAGCAG AAACTGATAAGGGGCATAGTACAGCAACCACAGCCTTGTGTGGAACAAAATAACCACCTTCAGTCTCAGGCTAAATCTTATGAGAATGAAGCATTCACAAGCTACCAGCTGATGGAGAACGCAGCAGGAGCTCCCTCACTGCATTCCCAAGCACACACAAGCTTCTCTCAG GAAGTTACTGGTAGTCCCCTCCAAGTGGATGCACCAAGACAAGGTTTCCTGGATCAAGCAGCGTTTCTGAACAT AGGACGAGCCCCATGGCCAAGAACAGAAAGAACTACAACTCCAAGCTTAGAATCAGTCATTGAAACattgaagagagagagagagatggaaGGCTaa